The following coding sequences lie in one Jatrophihabitans sp. genomic window:
- a CDS encoding FABP family protein: MSELFPPAVAGSPQGSEPAGPGPVVPEPGDTTDLRAGPEINPALLAVLGLVGRWSGFGSGAKPVTGEEFRYAQRLSFAHDGRPFLAYESRAWLLNPDGSVLRPAFRESGFLRMGAAQDELELVLASVVGIIEVFTGVAGDSRWELATAGVGFTPSAKQVAGERRLYALSGEQLVYVQELALTQGDYRPHLNAALTRD, from the coding sequence GTGTCCGAGCTCTTCCCGCCGGCGGTCGCCGGCTCACCGCAGGGCTCCGAGCCCGCTGGGCCCGGGCCTGTCGTGCCCGAGCCTGGCGACACCACCGACCTGCGAGCCGGGCCTGAGATCAATCCGGCGCTGCTGGCGGTGCTGGGGCTGGTCGGGCGCTGGTCGGGTTTCGGCAGCGGCGCCAAGCCGGTCACCGGGGAGGAGTTCCGGTACGCCCAGCGCCTGAGCTTCGCCCACGACGGGCGGCCCTTCCTGGCTTATGAGTCGCGTGCCTGGCTGCTCAACCCGGACGGCTCAGTGCTTCGGCCGGCGTTCCGCGAGAGCGGCTTCCTGCGGATGGGCGCCGCCCAGGACGAGTTGGAGCTGGTGCTGGCGAGCGTGGTGGGCATCATCGAGGTGTTCACCGGGGTGGCCGGCGACTCGCGTTGGGAACTTGCCACCGCCGGCGTGGGATTCACCCCGTCGGCCAAGCAGGTCGCAGGCGAGCGCCGGCTGTACGCGCTCAGCGGCGAGCAGCTGGTGTATGTCCAGGAGTTGGCGTTGACCCAAGGGGACTACCGGCCGCACCTCAACGCAGCCCTGACCCGCGACTGA